The nucleotide window TTGGCTATCTTGCTGTTTGGAGTGGCCGTTGTGTGTGCCATTATCGTTATGGCTTCGCAGAAGTTCCGCGTTGATCGTGGTGTTGCCATTTATGCGATCTGTGTGGctctttcaatgattcCTTCGTCTTTGGTGGTTGTTCTAACGATCACTTTGTCTGTTGGTGCAGCTGTTATGGTATCCAGAAACGTTATCGTTAGAAAACTAGATTCTTTGGAGGCTCTTGGTGCAGTTACGGATATTTGTTCCGATAAGACTGGTACTTTGACCCAGGGTAAAATGCTTGCTAGACAGGTTTGGGTCCCTAGGTTTGGTACAGTTACGATCAGTAACTCCAACGAGCCATTTAACCCAACTGCTGGTGACATAAACGCAGTTCCTGTTCTTTCCCCACACGAACATGCCCACAACGAGACCGAAGATGTTGGGATCTTGCAGGATTTCAAACAGAAATATTACGCCAATGAATTGCCCGAATTGATGCGCACTGATCTATTCACAGAATGGTTGGAAACTGCTACGCTTGCAAATATCGCCACCGTGTTCCAGGACCCAAATACTCAGGAATGGAAGGCTCATGGTGATCCCACCGAGATTGCAATTCAAGTGTTTGCTAAGAAGATGGATATGCCTCGTTCTGCTTTGACAGGCGAAAATTCCCGTAACGATAGTGATTCTACCTGcgatgaaaagaagcaagaagCCAAATATGTTCAAGTCGCAGAATTTCCCTTTGATTCAACAATTAAGAGAATGTCTGCTGTCTACGAAAATACCCAGGATAACTCACAAACCGTTTTTGCCAAGGGtgcttttgaaagtgtCTTGAAGTGTTGTAAATACTGGCACGGTGAAACCGGTATCGTCgacttgaaagatgatgatatcaatAATAtaaaggaagaagttaacaCCCTTTCTTCACAAGGTTTGAGAGTTTTAGCGTTCGCCAAGAAAGTTTACTACCAAGATGCTCTGAATCAGGATATCAAGGGTAAGCTATCTGAAAAGAGAGATTTTGCTGAATCCGAACTATGTTTCTTGGGTTTGATCGGTATCTACGATCCTCCAAGAAACGAAACCGCCGGTGCGGTCAAGAGATTCCATAATGCTGGTATCAACGTTCGTATGTTGACAGGTGATTTCCCAGGAACTGCAAAGGCTATCGCTCAAGAAGTCGGTATCTTGCCAATCAACCTCTACCACTACCCACAGGAAGTCGTCGATGTCATGGTCATGACTGGTACTCAGTTCGACCAACTATCCGAGCAAGAAATCGACGATTTGCCTGTTTTGCCATTGGTTATTGCCCGTTGTTCTCCACAAACCAAAGTCCGTATGATAGAGGCGCTTCACCGTCGTGACAAGTTTTGCGCAATGACTGGTGATGGTGTCAATGACTCTCCATCGTTAAAGATGGCAAATGTTGGTATCGCTATGGGGATCAATGGTTCAGACGTCGCAAAGGATGCTTCTGATATTGTGTTAAGTGATGATAACTTCGCTTCCATCCTAAGTGCTGTTGAggaaggaagaagaatgacGGATAACATTCAGAAATTCGTCTTGCAATTGCTAGCTGAAAATGTCGCTCAAGCACTTTACTTGCTTGTTGGTTTAGTTTTTATCGATCAGGACGGTAAGTCGGTCTTTCCACTATCTGCCGTCGAGGTGCTATGGATCATTGTCTTTACTTCCTGTTTCCCAGCAATGGGTCTTGGTATCGAGAAGGCTGCTCCAGATCTAATGGATAGACCACCTAACGACGCTAAATCTGGCGTCTTCACTTGGGAAGTTATCATTGATATGTTCGCTTACGGTATCATTATTGCCGCTAGTTGTATGGGGACTTTTACATCCATTCTTTACGGCAAGgaaaatggtgaattgGGTTACAACTGTAACGCTGACGATAACCCTACTTGTCACGGTGTCTTCAGAGCGCGTTCAGCTACCTTCGCTACGATGACATGGTGTGCACTGATCCTCGCTTGGGAAGTCATTGATTTAAGAAGGTCCTTCTTCAGAATGCAACCAGAGACTGATACACCATACactcaattcttcaaggaTATTTGGTCGAACAAGTTCTTGTTCTGGTCTGTCATCCTAGGTTTCATTACTGCATTCCCAGTCGTTTACATTCCTGTCATTAACACAAAAGTCTTCTTACATCAAGCAATCTCTTATGAATGGGGTATTGCCTTTGCATTCACCATCGTCTTCTGGTTTGGTGCCGAACTTtacaaaatcttcaagagattatatttcaagaacgGTAAGAGAGCCGAGAACCCAGAGAATGATctagagaagaaaaccaGATACGATCCATTCGAGGCTTACAGTACCACCACCACAATGCAAACAGAAGCACATTTGCCCGGTAAATTTTGAGACAGGTCTCTCATCTCGTAATACCTTCATTGAACTTCTTTATTTTACCAAATATATGTACCATAGCTTAATACAATTGATTTATTATATGAACCTTTTATTAGCACAATTTCTATTTATTAGCGGTGAACTAGTTTATACTTAAACAGTTTTAGCTTgtgcttcttccttcttgaCTTCATCTCTCAAGACATCTGGTTTCAACGTTGGGAATAAGAGAACTTCTCTGATAGTGTTAGAATCGGTCAAGAACATGGCCAGTCTATCGATACCACAACCCCAACCACCGGTTGGAGGTAGACCATATTCTAGAGCATTACAGAACACTTcgtcgatcaattgaacttcatcatcaccttGATCCTTTTGTCTagcttgttcttcaaaacggtctctttgatcaaatgGATCGTTCAACTCTGTGTATGCATTACAAATCTCCTTGGTTGCAACAAAGACCTCGAAACGCTCACATAGACCTGGCTTGTCTCTAGAGTACTTGGCCAATGGAGACATCATCTGTGGGTgaccaaagatgaaagttGGGTTGATACAAGTATCTTCTAGTTCACCAACAAGCTTGTCAAGCATACGGGCGTTAGTTAGAGGTGGAGGACATTCCATCTTGTTATCAGACAagattttcttcaagaattcacCGGTCTCAGCGGTGTGAAGTTGATCACCGGCTGGGAAAGTGACGTTAAATCTCTTTTCCAACTCTTCGATCATGTTGATTCTCTTCCATGGTCTAGCAAAGTTCAATTCCAACTCCTTTTCTGGGTTGCTTGGATCTGGGTGGTACTTGATCACGTATGAACCAGTGATTTCCTTAACCATCTCAGAGAACATGACTTCGGTCATATCCATCAAATCGTAAACATCTGCGAATGCTTGATAAAATTCACAAGTAGTGAATTCTGGGTTGTGAGTCATATCGATACCTTCGTTTCTGAATTGTCTACCAATTTCGTAAACACGGTCCATACCACCAACGaccaattctttcaagaaaagCTCTGGAGCAATTCTCATAAACATATCCATGTTCAAATCGTTGTGATGTGTGACAAATGGCTTGGCAGTGGCACCACCAGCGATAACGTTCATCATTGGAGTTTCAACTTCGATAAACTCTCTAGAGTCCAAGAATTTTCTAATATAAGTGATAATCTTGGAACGAGTGATGAAACGCTTTCTAGAGTCCTTGTTCATAATCAAATCCAAGTAACGTTTTCTGTATCTAGTCTCTTGGTCCTTGAAACCGAAGTGATCAGCTGGCAACATGTGCAAACATGGAGTCAACAATTCAACACGGCTCACGAAAACGGAGATCTCACCTTCACCACCTTTCTTTGGCTGAGTTCTACCAACGTAACCTTCAACACCAACGATATCACCtctcttcaacagatcGTGATCAGCTTCGTAAGCTTTTTCATCGTAATAATCTTGCAACTGAGacatcaattgaacttcaacaccatcACCATGCAATACGTAAAACTTCAATTTGGAACCTGACTCTCTCTTGGCATGGATTCTACCGGCGATAGAAACTTTCTCATCGGGCAAAGTTTGACCTCTTTCCAAGTAAGCGTACTTCTCCAAGAACGCAGGGTTGGTAATCGATACGTGGAATTTATGTGGGTAAGGGTTTGGTGAATGAGTGTTTCTCAATTCCTTAACTTGACGACTTCTAGCCTCGAAATATTGCGCTGGAGATAGATCAGCCATCAAGtcagatttcttcttcttggacTCAGGTTGTGGGGTACCAGCAGCCTTCTTAGCGGCTTTCTTAGCCTCTACTTGTCTCTGCTTGATacgtttcttcaattcgGACTTGGAGACCATTTCACCAGTAACATCATCTAGATGTAAGTTAGCAACTCCATCAGTGGCAGCCTTTgtagcttcttcttgagacATTTTGGTATCAAATTAATGTCAATTATTCAATCGAAACCAATCCAATAAAGAAATCAATAATAAAAGGCTATCAAATTACCAATCTCGAATATAATATAGAATATAAGATATCTTCGAGGCGACAGAGAATATAGTCATCGGTAGgtcaaagaaaaaaatttcaaaatttttcatctcGAACGGGTAACAATGAAATCTTGTCCGAAAGGAACTAACCATTTCCGGAcaagatttttgaaatttcgaTCTTTAAATTAACCTGATAGTAATAAATCAGTGATGAGTTGAATGTTTTATGGGATTGTCAGGGAGATCTATGAGGTTGTAATGAACAATGACGAGGATATTGTGGAGCATGGTGATATCTTGTCGAGTCCGTCCAAGAAATTAGGACAGAAGATTTTGCGTTCGCCTGGTAAAGGGAGGAGGAGAGAGAGTGCTAGAAAGCATTTGCTCGAGAAAATTAGAATTGTGGAGACTGAGGAAGTACCAGAGGAAGTAGCAGATGAAGTAGCGGATGAAGTAGCAGATGAAGTACGAGGGGAAttgcaagaagaggaaacagAGGGGGGGCTAGAGACACCGAGGAAAAAGAGAAGGACAAAGATCGAAGTGAAATTGGAGCCTGTAGAGCCATTAGAGCAAGAAGTTAAAGTGAAATTAGATGAAGTGCCCTCTACTCCTTCGAAGAAACCGATCAAGAGTACTTCAGTAGAGCACGATTTCACTTCTCCTTTAAAGAGTGTGATTTTGAGTAATTTGCAAGAGTATAAGGAAAATGCATCTTCACagtcattgaaattgagtcggaatttcaacaaaaCTCCTTTGCCACCGAATAACGATCGGTTCAAGTTTCAACCGGAGAA belongs to Torulaspora delbrueckii CBS 1146 chromosome 4, complete genome and includes:
- the KRS1 gene encoding lysine--tRNA ligase KRS1 (similar to Saccharomyces cerevisiae KRS1 (YDR037W); ancestral locus Anc_3.275); this encodes MSQEEATKAATDGVANLHLDDVTGEMVSKSELKKRIKQRQVEAKKAAKKAAGTPQPESKKKKSDLMADLSPAQYFEARSRQVKELRNTHSPNPYPHKFHVSITNPAFLEKYAYLERGQTLPDEKVSIAGRIHAKRESGSKLKFYVLHGDGVEVQLMSQLQDYYDEKAYEADHDLLKRGDIVGVEGYVGRTQPKKGGEGEISVFVSRVELLTPCLHMLPADHFGFKDQETRYRKRYLDLIMNKDSRKRFITRSKIITYIRKFLDSREFIEVETPMMNVIAGGATAKPFVTHHNDLNMDMFMRIAPELFLKELVVGGMDRVYEIGRQFRNEGIDMTHNPEFTTCEFYQAFADVYDLMDMTEVMFSEMVKEITGSYVIKYHPDPSNPEKELELNFARPWKRINMIEELEKRFNVTFPAGDQLHTAETGEFLKKILSDNKMECPPPLTNARMLDKLVGELEDTCINPTFIFGHPQMMSPLAKYSRDKPGLCERFEVFVATKEICNAYTELNDPFDQRDRFEEQARQKDQGDDEVQLIDEVFCNALEYGLPPTGGWGCGIDRLAMFLTDSNTIREVLLFPTLKPDVLRDEVKKEEAQAKTV
- the ENA5 gene encoding putative Na(+)-exporting P-type ATPase ENA5 (similar to Saccharomyces cerevisiae ENA1 (YDR040C); ancestral locus Anc_3.276), whose protein sequence is MSEVDFEFRDFHTLTADQAASKLQTDVQSGLTGEEFRRRCKIVGENSLGDDQGIDYKGLVIHQICNAMILVLLISMVISFAVRDWITGGVIAFVVGINVVIGVYQEYKASKTMNSLKLLSSPSAHTLREGHSEDVPSKEIVPGDVCLVKVGDTIPADLRLIEASNFETDEALLTGESLPIAKQPEAVYEEDTPIGDRLNLAFSSSTVVKGRARGIVISTGLNTEIGKIAQSLRGNNGLISRDPAKNWWQNLWITLKQTCGAFLGTTVGTPLHRKLSKLAILLFGVAVVCAIIVMASQKFRVDRGVAIYAICVALSMIPSSLVVVLTITLSVGAAVMVSRNVIVRKLDSLEALGAVTDICSDKTGTLTQGKMLARQVWVPRFGTVTISNSNEPFNPTAGDINAVPVLSPHEHAHNETEDVGILQDFKQKYYANELPELMRTDLFTEWLETATLANIATVFQDPNTQEWKAHGDPTEIAIQVFAKKMDMPRSALTGENSRNDSDSTCDEKKQEAKYVQVAEFPFDSTIKRMSAVYENTQDNSQTVFAKGAFESVLKCCKYWHGETGIVDLKDDDINNIKEEVNTLSSQGLRVLAFAKKVYYQDALNQDIKGKLSEKRDFAESELCFLGLIGIYDPPRNETAGAVKRFHNAGINVRMLTGDFPGTAKAIAQEVGILPINLYHYPQEVVDVMVMTGTQFDQLSEQEIDDLPVLPLVIARCSPQTKVRMIEALHRRDKFCAMTGDGVNDSPSLKMANVGIAMGINGSDVAKDASDIVLSDDNFASILSAVEEGRRMTDNIQKFVLQLLAENVAQALYLLVGLVFIDQDGKSVFPLSAVEVLWIIVFTSCFPAMGLGIEKAAPDLMDRPPNDAKSGVFTWEVIIDMFAYGIIIAASCMGTFTSILYGKENGELGYNCNADDNPTCHGVFRARSATFATMTWCALILAWEVIDLRRSFFRMQPETDTPYTQFFKDIWSNKFLFWSVILGFITAFPVVYIPVINTKVFLHQAISYEWGIAFAFTIVFWFGAELYKIFKRLYFKNGKRAENPENDLEKKTRYDPFEAYSTTTTMQTEAHLPGKF